GATGGTCGAGGCCGCGGACCAGGTCCAGGCGAAGGCCGTCGCCGAGCGGCTGGCCGAGGTCGTGCGCACCCACCTGGGCTGAGGCACCGTCCGCTGAACAACGGTCAGCGCCCCGCCGGGAGACCTCCGGCGGGGCGCTGACCGTTGTTCAGGGAGCGGGGCGGGATCAGAGCTTGCGCAGCAGCGCGCGGCGGACCTTGTGGTCGGCGCCCTTCTGCAGGATCAGGGTGGCCCGGCCCCGGGTGGGCAGCACGTTCTCCACCAGGTTGGGCTTGTTGATGGTGCGCCAGACCTGGCGGCCGTAGTCCATCGCCTCCTCCTCCGGCACCTCGGTGAAGCGGCGGAAGTAGGAGTTCGGGTTCTGGAAGGCGGTGTCGCGCAGCTTCTTGAACCGGGACAGGTACCAGTTCTCGATGTCGTCGGTGCGGGCGTCGACGTAGATCGAGAAGTCGAAGTAGTCCGCGACGGCGAGCCGGGTGCGGCCGTCGGTGCCGGGCAGGGCCGGCTGCAGGACGTTCAGGCCCTCGACGATCAGGATGTCCGGGCGCTCCACGGTGAGGCGCTCGTCCGGCACGATGTCGTACACCAGGTGCGAGTACACCGGCGCGGTGACCCGGTCCTTGCCGGCCTTCACGTCCGCGACGAACCGCATCAGCGCCCGGCGGTCGTACGACTCCGGGAACCCCTTGCGGGCCATCAGGCCGCGCCGGCGCAGCTCGGCGTTGGGCAGCAGGAACCCGTCGGTGGTCACCAGCTCGACCCGGGGGTGTTCGGGCCAGCGGGCCAGCAGGGCCTTCAGCAGGCGCGCGGTGGTCGACTTGCCGACCGCCACCGACCCGGCCACCCCGATGATGAACGGCGTGCGGGTGCGCTCGGTGTCCCCGGTGTCCAGGAAGGTGCCCACGGCCCCGCGCAGCTCATGGGTGGCGTGGATGTAGAGGTTCAGCAGCCGGGACAGCGGCAGGTAGACGTCCCGCACCTCGTCGAGGTCGAGGGCGGTACCCAGACCGCGGAGCCGTTCCACCTCCTCGGCGGTCAGCGGCAGCGGCGTACGCTCGCGCAGCGCGCTCCACTCGGCCCGGCTCAGGTCCACGTACGGCGACGGGGAGGGGCCGGGCGTGGCGGCGCCCCGGGTACAGAGTTCGGTCAGCACGTGCTCCATTGTGGGCCGTGCGGGCTCCCCGGCACGCTGTGGTGTCTGTCACGCGGGGTTCGCGCAGGGGGTGAGGCCACGCCGGGGCGGCCCTTATGCTGGCACGCATGTGCGGAATTGTTGGATATGTGGGCGCTCAGCCCGCTCTTGACGTAGTAATCGCAGGCCTGCAGCGGCTGGAGTACCGGGGGTACGACTCCGCCGGTGTGGCCGTCCAGACCCTTGGCTCCGACGGGCAGTGGAGCCTCGCCACCGACAAGCGGGCGGGCAAGCTCGCCAACCTTCAGAAGTCCCTCGCCGAGACCCCTCTTCCCGGCGGCACCACCGGCATCGGCCACACCCGCTGGGCCACCCACGGCGGCCCGACGGACGCCAACGCCCACCCTCACCTGGACGACGCCGAGAAGGTCGCGGTCGTCCACAACGGCATCATCGAGAACTTCGCCCAGCTGCGGGCGGAGATCGCCGAGCGCGGCCACACGCTGCGCTCGGAGACGGACACCGAGGTCGTCGCCCACCTGCTGGGCGAGGCCTACCAGGGTGACCTGGCGGAGGCCATGCGGGTGGTCTGCCGCCGCCTGGACGGCGCCTTCACCCTCGTCGCCGTGCACGCGGACGCCCCGGACGTGGTCGTCGGCGCACGCCGCAACTCGCCGCTGGTGGTCGGGCGCGGCGAGGGCGAGAACTTCCTCGCCTCCGACGTGTCGGCGTTCATCGCGCACACCCGCGAGGCGCTGGAGCTGGGCCAGGACCAGGTCGTCGAGCTGCGCCACGACGCGGTGACCGTCACCAACTTCGACGGGACCCCCGCCGAGGTGCGCGAGTACCACGTCGACTGGGACGCCTCCGCCGCCGAGAAGGGCGGCTACGACTACTTCATGCTCAAGGAGATCGCCGAGCAGCCGAAGGCCGTCGCCGACACCCTCCTCGGCCGGATCGGCACCGACGGCCGGCTCACCCTCGACGAGCTGCGGATCGCCGACGCGGACCTGCGCGCCGTCGACAAGGTCGTCATCGTCGCCTGCGGCACGGCCTTCCACGCGGGCATGATCGCCAAGTACGCGATCGAGCACTGGACCCGGATCGCCTGCGAGGTCGAGGTGGCCTCCGAGTTCCGCTACCGTGACCCGATCCTGGACGAGCGGACGCTGGTCATCGCCATCTCGCAGTCCGGCGAGACCATGGACACCCTGATGGCGCTGCGGCACGCCCGCGAGCAGGGTGCCAAGGTGCTGGCGATCTGCAACACCAACGGCTCGACCATCCCGCGCGAGTCGGACGCGGTGCTCTACACCCACGCCGGCCCCGAGGTCGCGGTCGCCTCCACCAAGGCGTTCCTGACCCAGCTGGTCGCCTGCTACCTGGTCGCGCTGTACCTCGGCCAGGTGCGCGGCACCAAGTGGGGCGACGAGATCTTCGCCGTCATCAAGGAGCTCGGCGACGCCCCGAAGGCGATCGAGCAGGTGCTGGAGACCATGGAGCCGGTCCGTGAGCTGGCCCGCTCGCTGGCCGACGCCAAGTCGGTGCTGTTCCTCGGCCGGCACGTGGGCTTCCCGGTGGCCCTGGAGGGCGCGCTCAAGCTCAAGGAGCTGGCGTACATGCACGCCGAGGGCTTCGCGGCGGGCGAGCTCAAGCACGGCCCGATCGCGCTGATCGAGGAGGGGCTGCCGGTCGTGGTGGTCGTCCCCTCGCCGCGCGGCCGGTCGATCCTGCACGACAAGATCGTCTCCAACATCCAGGAGATCCGGGCCCGCGGCGCGCGGACCATCGTGATCGCCGAGGAGGGCGACGAGGCGGTCGTGCCGTACGCCGACCACCTGATCCGCATCCCGGCCACGCCGGTGCTGCTCCAGCCGCTGGTGTCGACGGTGCCGCTGCAGGTCTTCGCCTGCGAGCTGGCCACCGCCAAGGGCCACGAGGTGGACCAGCCGCGCAACCTGGCGAAGTCGGTCACGGTCGAGTAGTCCGTCCGAGCGCGTGCGTGCGCCCCTGCGGTGGCGGTGCCCTGACGTCAGGGGCCCTACCGCAGGGGCGCCGTGTCGAGCGCGAAGGAGAACGGCGCCGGCAGGTCCAGCGGCTTGCCGAACGGGACCTGGACGTGGGCGGTGTAGTCTCCGTCCTCCGGGTCGGTGAAGAGCGTGACGTTGCCGTCGGTGCGGTCGACCAGCAGGTAGCAGGGGATGCCGGCGGCGGCGTAGCCGAGGCGCTTGGCACCGCGGTCGTTGTCGGGACGGGTCGAGGTGACCTCCAGCACGAGCCTGACATCCGTCGGCTTCGACCAGGAGTCCTGGGCCCGGAAGCGTCCGACCGGTGCGACCGTGGCGTCAGGGATGAAACGACCGTTCGGTGTGATCAGGCCCTTGCCTCCACTGACGTACAACTCCTCCGCTGCGTGTCGGGCGACCGCCCGTGCGAACCGTGCGATCGCGTCCTCGTGGTCACCGTCAGGCGGTGGGGTCACGACGATCTCCCCTTCGATGAGCTCGGCCTTGAAACCGGCCGGTGTCTCCAGCTCCAGAAACGCCTGGAGGACGTCGTCCTCGGTCAGGGGGTGCTCGACGGCGGGCATGGCGACCATGGCCTTTCTCCCTCCTGCTGGTCCGTGCCACGCGACACGGTAGGCGTACGGACCGAAGCCGGCGGGGGGTTCGCAGCGGCTCTCACTCGAAAGTGTGCCGTAAGGTCCGCGGCAGCGGGCCGCCGTCACCGCGGACGACACGGGCGGACGACACGGAGGAGTACCGGAGTGATCATCGGGATCGGCATCGACGTGGCCGCCATCGACCGGTTCGGCGCCGCCATGGAGCGCACGCCCGGGATGGCGGAGCGGCTGTTCACCGCGGCCGAGCTGACCCTGCCCTCCGGGGCCCGGCGCTCCCCGGCCTCGCTGGCCGCCCGGTTCGCCGCCAAGGAGGCGCTGGCCAAGGCCCTCGGCGCGCCCGGCGGACTGCACTGGCACGACGCCGAGGTGCACACCGAGCCCTCCGGTAGGCCGGTCCTGCGGGTCACCGGGACGGTCGCCGCCCGCGCCGCCGAACTCGGCGTCGGCTCGTGGCACGTGTCGCTCAGCCACGACGCGGGCGTAGCGTCGGCGGTAGTCATCGCCGAAGGCTGAGACCCCCGGCACGGAGCCCCTGGAGGCCGAGGAATGCGCCACGCACACACCGTCGAGCAGGTCCGGGCGGCCGAGGCCGCGCTGATGGCCCGCCTCCCCGAGGGGACGCTGATGCAGCGGGCCGCCACCGGCCTCGCCGCCACCTGCGCCCGGCTGCTGGCCGGCTCCCGCGGCCGGGTCTACGGCAGCAAGGTGGTGGTGCTCGCCGGCAGCGGTGACAACGGCGGTGACGCCCTGTACGCCGGCGCCCTGCTGGCCCGGCGCGGCGCCGCCGTCACCGCCGTCCTGCTCGACCCCGCCCGGGCCCACCCGGGCGCCCTCGCCGCGCTGCGGGCCGCCCGGGGCCTGGTGCTGACGGACCCGGAGGCGGGCCTGGCCGCCTTCGGCGCCGCCGACCTCGCACTGGACGGGATCGTCGGCATCGGCGGCCGGGGCGGCCTGCGGCCCGCCGCCCAGCCCTACGCCGCCGCCCCGCGCCCCGGCGCCGTCGTCGCGGTGGACCTGCCGAGCGGCGTCGACGCCGACACCGGCGAGGTGCCCGACACGGCCCTGCGGGCGGACGTCACCGTGGTCTTCGGCACCCTCAAACCGGGCCTGCTGATCGATCCGGGCGCCTCGTACGCCGGCGCCGTGGAGCTGGTCGGCATCGGACTGGAGCTGCCGCCGGCCGGCCTGACGGCCCTGCAGCACCCGGACGTGGCGGGCCTGCTGCCCCGGCCGGACGCGGAGAGCGACAAGTACCGCAGGGGTGTGGTCGGGGTCGCGGCCGGTTCGGCCCGCTACCCGGGCGCGGCGCTGCTCGCGGTGGCCGGCGCGCTGCGCGGTGGCGCCGGCGCGGTGCGGTACGTGGGGACGGCGGCCGAGGAGGTGGTCCGGCGCTTCCCCGAGGTGCTGGTCACCGAGGGCGGCCCGGCCGGCGCCGGCCGGGTGCAGGCCTGGGTGGTCGGCCCCGGCGGCGGCGACGGCGCCGACCAGGCCCTGCGGGAGGCCCTGGCGAGCGACGTACCGGTGCTGGTCGACGCCGACGGCCTGACCGAACTCGCCCGGCTCGGGCCCGCCGCCCTCGCCGGGCGGACCGCCCCCACCCTGCTGACCCCGCACACCGGCGAGGCCGCCCGGCTGCTCGCCGGCGCCGACCAGGGCCCGCCGCCGCAGGCCGCCGACCTGGCGGCGGCCCGGCTGCGCACCGCGCGCCGGCTGGCCACGGCGTACCGGGCGACGGCACTGCTCAAGGGCTCGACCACGGTGGTCGCCGAGCCCACCGGCGTGGCCCGGAGCAACCCGACCGGCACCTCCTGGCTGGCCACGGCCGGCAGCGGCGACGTGCTGGCCGGGCTGGCCGGCTCGCTGCTGGCGGCCGGCCTGGCCCCGCTGGACGCGGCCTCGGCGGCCGCCTACCTGCACGGCCTGGCCGGCCGCCGGGCCGCCGGCCGCGGCGCGCCGGTGACCGCCACCGACGTGGCCCGGCAGCTGCCCGCCGTCTGGCGGGACGTCCACGGCGGTGCGGCGCGGGCCCACCGGGCCGGGCCGGACACCCAGGCGTACGCCCGACCGGACGCCCGACCGGGCGGTCACCGGTCCGCCGCGGGCGCCCGCCCAGGTGGGCGGCACTGATGGGCGGGCCGCCCGGCGGGCGCCGCGCCGCCGGGGCGTTCGGCGGGCACCCGGCCCGGTCTGGGAGACTGACCCCGATGACAACTGCGAAGACGACCGGGCCGGCCACCTTCACCGACGCCGACGGTCGACACCACCGGGCCGAGGCGACCGTCGACCTGGCCGCCCTGCGCGCCAACCTGGCCGCGCTGCGGGAGCGGACCGGCGGCCCCGCCGTGATGGCCGTGGTCAAGGCGGACGCCTACGGCCACGGCGCGCTGCCGTGCGCCCTGGCCGCGCTCGAAGCCGGCGCGAGCTGGCTCGGCACCGCCACCCCGGAGGAGGCGCTGGCCCTGCGGGCCGCCGGCATCGGCCCGGACCGGGCCCGCATCCTGTGCTGGCTCTGGACCCCGGGCGGCCCCTGGGAGCAGGCGCTGCGCGCCGGCGTCGACATCTCGGTCGGCGGGCAGTGGGCCCTGGACGAGCTGCTCGCCGCGGTCCGCGCCAGCGGCGTCCCCGCCCGGGTGCACCTGAAGGCCGACACCGGCCTCGGCCGGGGCGGCTGCCAGCCGCACGACTGGCCCGGACTGGTCGCCGCCGCGCGCCGCGCCGAGGCCGAGGGCCTGCTCACGGTGGCCGGTGTCTGGTCGCACTTCGCGGCCGCGGACGAACCCGGGCACCCGTCCATCCAGCTCCAGCTGGACGGCTTCGCGGCCGCGCTGGCCCAGGCCGAGGGCGCCGGGCTGCGCCCGGAGGTCCGGCACCTGGCGAACTCGCCGGCCACGCTGCTGCTGCCGCAGTCGCACTACGACCTGGTCCGGCCGGGCCTGGCGATGTACGGGCTGTCGCCCGTCCCGGAGGTCGGCGGACCGGCCGACTTCGGGCTCCGCCCGGTGATGTCGCTGACCGCCCGACTGGCCCTGGTCAAGGAGGTGCCGGGCGGGCACGGTGTCAGCTACGGCCACCACTACACGACCCCCGGCAGCACCACGTTGGGCCTGGTGCCGCTCGGCTACGCCGACGGCATCCCGCGGCATGCCAGCAACGCCGGGCCGGTCCAGATCGGCGGCAAGTGGCGCACGGTCGCCGGCCGGGTCGCGATGGACCAGTTCGTGGTCGACCTCGGCGGGGACGTCCCGCCGGTCGGCGAGGAGGTGCTGCTCTTCGGCGCCGGCGAGCAGGGCGAGCCGACGGCCGAGGACTGGGCCCGGGCCTGCGGCACCATCTCGTACGAGATCGTCACCCGGATCGGCGCCCGGGTGCCGCGCCGCTACGTCGGCACGGTCGAGTGATGAGCGGCGAAAGGTGAACGGGGAGAGATGAGCGACGAGGGCGGGGGAAGCCCGATCGTGGCCGTGGCCCGGGCCGCCGAGAGCGCCTCGGTCGGCGTCAGCCGGGCCGGGCTGATCGGCATCTCGGTCGGCGTGGTCGCGGCCGGCGCCGCGGCGGGTGTCGCGGTCGAGCGGCTGACGGTCGGCCGGGCGATGCGCCGCCGGGCCCGGGAGGCGCTGGACGCCACCGCCTCCTACGGCTCGCTGCGCGGCCGCCCGCGCACGGTCGCCGCCCCGGACGGCACCGAGCTGTACGTCGAGCTGGACGGCAGCGGCTGGCCGGGCCCCGTCCAGGTGCATCCCGAGGACCAGCACAAGGGCCCCAGACGCGGCTGGTTCGCCCGGCGGCGCGGCGAGACGGGGCCGGTCGACCGCAGCGGGCTGCCCGGACTGCTCGCCGGCTCCGGCGCCCTGGTGCGGGCCAGCAGCCGCCGGGGCTTCGGCAGCTCCACCGCACCGGCCGGGGCCCCGCTGACGGTGGTGTTCTGCCACGGCTACTGCCTCAGCCAGGACAGCTGGCACTTCCAGCGCGCCGCGCTGCGCGAGGGCATGCGGCTGGTCTTCTGGGACCAGCGCAGCCACGGCCGCTCGGAGCGCTCCCGGTCCTTCCTGGCGGGCGAGCCGGCCAGCATCGACCAGCTCGGCGGCGACCTCAAGGCCGTCATCGACGCCGTCGCGCCCGAGGGGCCGCTGGTCCTGGTCGGTCACTCGATGGGCGGGATGACGGTGATGGCCCTCGCCGACCGCCACCCCGAGCTGTTCCGTGAGCGGGTGGCCGGGATCGCCCTGGTCGGCACCCTGGCGAGCGACTGGGACAGCGTCACCCTCGGCCTGCCGGTCCTGGGCGCGAAGGTCTTCCGGCGGGTCGCCCCCGGGATGATGAAGCTGCTCGGCCGCCAGGTCGAACTGGTCGAGGCCACCCGGCGGTTCGGCGCGGACTTCGCGGCCGTCTTCTACCGCCGGTTCTCCTTCGGCACCCAGGACGTCGACCCCGGCGTGGCCCGTTTCGCCGAGCAGCTGCTGGACGCCACCCCGATCGACGTGGTCGCCGAGTTCTACCCGGCCTTCGGCCGGCACGACAAGCACGCCGCGCTGGCCGCCATGCGCGGCATCCCCGCCCTGGTGCTGGCCGGCACCAAGGACCTGCTCACCCCGCCGGGCCACAGCGAGACGATCGCCCGGGAGCTGCCGGACGCCGAACTGCTGCTGGTGGAGAACGCCGGACACCTGGTGATGCTGGAGCGCCCCGAACTGGTCGACCGCCGGCTGGCCGCACTGCTCCAGCATGCCGTCGAGTACGCGGGCGCGGCGCCGCTGCCGCCGTCCGTCCGGGAGGCCGGGCAGCCGGAGTGAGCCCGCGGCGTCCGGGACGGCCCCGGGCCGACGCGCACCCGCCCGCGGATGTGGCACCGTAGCGGTGGCGCTCGACCGGGGGCGCCGCACGGATCCGAAGGGCATGACACGCGCATGGGCTCGCACGCCACTCTCACCGTTCCCACCCCCGAGCGGATGGGCCGGCTCGGCCGCGAACTGGCCGGGCTGCTGCGCCCGGGGGACTTGGTGCTGCTCTCCGGCGAACTGGGCGCGGGCAAGACCACGCTGACCCGCGGCCTGGGGGAGGGGCTCGGGGTGCGCGGCGCCGTCACCTCGCCGACCTTCGTGATCGCCCGGGTGCACCCGTCCCTGGTGGGCGGCCCGGCGCTGGTGCACGTGGACGCGTACCGGCTGGGCGGCGGCCTGGACGAGATGGAGGACCTCGACCTCGACGTCTCGCTGCCGGAGTCGGTGGTGGTGGTCGAGTGGGGCGAGGGCAAGGTCGAGCAGCTCTCCGAGGACCGGCTGGAGGTGCGGATCGAGCGCGCCCTCGGCGGCGCCGCGCCCCAGGATGCGGACGGGACCCCGGCCGGCGAGGACGAGGCCGCGGACGACTCGGACCCGCGCCGGGTGGTGCTGACCGGGCTCGGCCGGCGCTGGGACGCGGTGGAGCTGGCGGCGCTGACCGAGGACTGACCCTCCGACATCTTCCCGACAGACTGTCGGGAAGATGTTGCGGCCGGGGTGCCGGGCGTGGTGGGATGGGTGCTGCGGTTAGGTCTGCCTAACTAGGGAGGCGCCATGTCGAGCACCACCCCCGCCCCGGAGCGCGCACCGCGCGACCGGGCCGGCGAGCCCGCCCGTCCTGCGCCCGGCCAGGGCCGACTCCCTGACGAGGCCGCAGCCGCCGCACCCCGGCCCGGGGCCGCGATGCGCACGCTGCTGGCCGCCTGCGCGGCCGCCGAGGCCGTGTCCACCCCGCCGGGACAGCACGCACCGGCCGGTCGGACGGATCCGCGGCGCACCGCGGCCTGATCGGGAGGGCGGCCCCGATGTCGGCCGGCCGGGCCGCGGGGAAGTACCCGCCGTCCGGGAGCGGCCTGCCGTCCAGCCGCCGTCCAGCCGCCGTCCGCCGCGCCGTCGTCAGGCGACGACCACGACCTTCGTCCCGTTCGGTGCGAAGTCCCAGAGCAGCTGGCCGTTCTGCCGGCTCTGCCGGATGCCGCCGGTCTTCACCGCCGGGTCCGGGGTCGGCGTCGCGCCGTCCTGGGCCGCGCTGAAGCCGAAGACGATGCCGTTCTGCTGGGCGAACAGCACCACGTGCTCGATCTGCTTGCCGTCGGTGCCGGTGGTGGTAGGCCGCCGGCTGTAGACCGTGTAGCTGCCCGCCGTCGGCTCGACCGAGCCCGGCGTGACCGCGAAGGCCGCCACGACCTGCGGCGTCTTCTTCGGGTCGACCAGCCAGACGGTGTGCGTCCCCAGCGAGTACACCACCCGCAGGCCGGCGCCCGAGGTGGCCGGCAGGGCGGGGATCGTCGGCGTGGCGGAGGCGGTCGGCGCCGCGGTGGAGGCGGACGGGCCGGGGGCGGCGGTGCTCGCGGTCGGCTTCGGCGGCGCACCGGCACGATCCACGGCGCCGTTGGCCTGGAAAGCCAGCAGGCTCACCAAGGCCAGAGCCCCCACGGTCAGCCCGGTGACCACCACTCCAGGACCCATCTTCGCCACGTGTGCTCCCAGCGCTGTCCGTAACTGTCGGCCCCAATCGTGCCAGGTCCGCCGGGCGCGGCCGCACCGATCCGGATGTGTGTTCCGTGATGGCACGGAAATCCGGGCGGCGGGACCAACTAACCTGGACCCGTGCTGCTGCTCGCGTTCGACACCGCAACCCCCGCCGTCACCGCGGCCGTCCACGACGGCACGGCCGTCCTCGCCGAGGCCTTCACGGTCGACGCCAGACGCCACGGTGAGCTGCTGATGCCCGCCGTCGACCAGGTGCTGCGGGAGGCCGGCGTCGACAAGCACCGGCTGACCGGCATCGTGGTGGGTGTCGGGCCGGGTCCGTACACCGGCCTGCGGGTCGGCCTGGTCACCGCCGCCGCGCTCGGTCACGCGCTCGGACTGCCCGTGCACGGCGTCTGCACCCTCGACGCGATCGCCCACCAGGCCCGGACCGAGGGTCTCGCCGGGCCGTTCACGGTCGCCACCGACGCGCGCCGCAAGGAGGTCTACTGGGCCTCGTACGACCCCGCCGGCGCCCGGACCGCCGGCCCCGGGGTGGACCGCCCGGCCGAGCTGGCACCGGGCCCGCGCTCGGTCGGCGCCGGCGCGCTGCTCTACCCCGACACCTTCCCTGACGCGACCGGCCCCGAGCACGTGTCCGCGGGCGCGATGGCCGCCTTCGCCGCCGCCGAGCTGGCCGCCGGGCGCGAGCTGCTGCCCTGCGTCCCGCTGTACCTGCGGCGCCCCGACGCGCAGGTCCCGGCCGGGTACAAGGCGGTGCTCCCGGCGTGACCCCCGGCCCGAACGGCACCGCCGGCCCCGGCGGGACCACCCTGCGACCCATGCGCTGGTGGGACATCGCCCCGGTGATGGACCTGGAACTGCGACTGTTCCCGGAGGACGCCTGGTCCACCGGCATGTACTGGTCCGAGCTGGCCGAGACGCACCCCGGCGGCACCCGCCACTACACCGTCGCCACCACCCCCGACGGCGCCGTCGCCGGCTACGCGGGCCTGATGGTGGTGGCCGGCGAGGGCGACGTGCAGACCATCGCCGTCGACGAGCGACTGCAGGGCGCCGGCCTCGGCGCCGTGCTGCTCACCGACCTGGTCCAGGAGTCCGCCCGGCGCGGCTGCACCGACCTGCTGCTGGAGGTGCGGGTGGACAACCTGCGCGCCCAGCGCCTGTACGAGCGCTTCGGGTTCGAGCCGGTCGGCATCCGGCGCGGCTACTACCAGCCCGCGAACGTGGACGCGCTGGTGATGCGCCTGGACCACCCGAGCAACGATCCGAAGACCGACGTGATGAAGGACCCCCGCCATGGCTGACGAACCGCTCGTCCTCGGCATCGAGACCTCCTGCGACGAGACCGGCGTCGGCATCGTCCGCGGCACCACCCTGCTCGCCGACGCCGTCGCCTCCAGCGTCAACGACCACGCGCGCTTCGGCGGCGTGGTGCCCGAGATCGCCAGCCGGGCGCACCTGGAGGCGATGGTCCCGACCATCCAGCGGGCGCTGGACACGGCCGGGGTCAAGGCCTCCGACCTGGACGGCATCGCCGTCACCGCCGGGCCCGGCCTGGCCGGCGCGCTGCTGGTCGGGGTCAGTGCCGCGAAGGCCTACGCCTGGGCGCTGGACAAGCCGCTGTACGGGGTCAACCACCTCGCCTCGCACATCTGCGTGGACCAGCTGGAGCACGGGCGGCTGCCCTCGCCCACGATGGCCCTGCTGGTCTCCGGCGGGCACTCCTCGCTGCTGCTCAGCGAGGACATCACCAGTGACGTCCGCCCGCTCGGCGCGACCATCGACGACGCGGCCGGCGAGGCCTTCGACAAGGTCGCCCGGGTGCTCGGCCTCGGGTTCCCCGGCGGCCCGGTGGTCGACCGGATGGCCCGTGAGGGCGACCCGAAGGCCATCGCCTTCCCGCGCGGGCTGAGCGGCGCGAAGGACCCGGCGTACGACTTCTCCTTCTCCGGCCTGAAGACCGCGGTGGCCCGCTGGGTCGAGGCGAAGCGCCGGGCCGGCGAGGACGTGCCGGTCGCGGACGTCGCGGCCTCCTTCCAGGAGGCGGTCACCGACGTGCTCACCCGCAAGGCCGTCAAGGCCTGCAAGGACAGCGGCGTGGACCACCTGATGATCGGCGGCGGGGTGGCGGCCAACTCGCGGCTGCGCGAGATGGCCCAGCAGCGCTGCGACAAGGTCGGCATCCGGCTACGGGTGCCGCGTCCGGGCCTGTGCACCGACAACGGCGCGATGGTCGCCGCGCTCGGGTCCGAGATGGTCTGGCGGGGCCGTTCGCCGTCCTCCGCCGACCTCTCCGCGGACTCCTCGCTGCCGGTCACCGAGGTGCACGTGCCGGCCACCGGCGGCGGTACGGGCGGAGGCGGTACGGGCGGCGGGGCGCACGGCGACGTCCACGGCGAGGCCTACCGGGCGCTCGGCGGCGGCCGGTGACCGTCGCCGCGATGTGGGAGGCCCGGGCGGCCGACGGCCGCGCCGCCGAGC
The sequence above is a segment of the Kitasatospora sp. NBC_00240 genome. Coding sequences within it:
- the coaA gene encoding type I pantothenate kinase, whose protein sequence is MEHVLTELCTRGAATPGPSPSPYVDLSRAEWSALRERTPLPLTAEEVERLRGLGTALDLDEVRDVYLPLSRLLNLYIHATHELRGAVGTFLDTGDTERTRTPFIIGVAGSVAVGKSTTARLLKALLARWPEHPRVELVTTDGFLLPNAELRRRGLMARKGFPESYDRRALMRFVADVKAGKDRVTAPVYSHLVYDIVPDERLTVERPDILIVEGLNVLQPALPGTDGRTRLAVADYFDFSIYVDARTDDIENWYLSRFKKLRDTAFQNPNSYFRRFTEVPEEEAMDYGRQVWRTINKPNLVENVLPTRGRATLILQKGADHKVRRALLRKL
- the glmS gene encoding glutamine--fructose-6-phosphate transaminase (isomerizing); amino-acid sequence: MCGIVGYVGAQPALDVVIAGLQRLEYRGYDSAGVAVQTLGSDGQWSLATDKRAGKLANLQKSLAETPLPGGTTGIGHTRWATHGGPTDANAHPHLDDAEKVAVVHNGIIENFAQLRAEIAERGHTLRSETDTEVVAHLLGEAYQGDLAEAMRVVCRRLDGAFTLVAVHADAPDVVVGARRNSPLVVGRGEGENFLASDVSAFIAHTREALELGQDQVVELRHDAVTVTNFDGTPAEVREYHVDWDASAAEKGGYDYFMLKEIAEQPKAVADTLLGRIGTDGRLTLDELRIADADLRAVDKVVIVACGTAFHAGMIAKYAIEHWTRIACEVEVASEFRYRDPILDERTLVIAISQSGETMDTLMALRHAREQGAKVLAICNTNGSTIPRESDAVLYTHAGPEVAVASTKAFLTQLVACYLVALYLGQVRGTKWGDEIFAVIKELGDAPKAIEQVLETMEPVRELARSLADAKSVLFLGRHVGFPVALEGALKLKELAYMHAEGFAAGELKHGPIALIEEGLPVVVVVPSPRGRSILHDKIVSNIQEIRARGARTIVIAEEGDEAVVPYADHLIRIPATPVLLQPLVSTVPLQVFACELATAKGHEVDQPRNLAKSVTVE
- a CDS encoding Uma2 family endonuclease; protein product: MPAVEHPLTEDDVLQAFLELETPAGFKAELIEGEIVVTPPPDGDHEDAIARFARAVARHAAEELYVSGGKGLITPNGRFIPDATVAPVGRFRAQDSWSKPTDVRLVLEVTSTRPDNDRGAKRLGYAAAGIPCYLLVDRTDGNVTLFTDPEDGDYTAHVQVPFGKPLDLPAPFSFALDTAPLR
- a CDS encoding holo-ACP synthase, which produces MIIGIGIDVAAIDRFGAAMERTPGMAERLFTAAELTLPSGARRSPASLAARFAAKEALAKALGAPGGLHWHDAEVHTEPSGRPVLRVTGTVAARAAELGVGSWHVSLSHDAGVASAVVIAEG
- a CDS encoding NAD(P)H-hydrate dehydratase, which codes for MRHAHTVEQVRAAEAALMARLPEGTLMQRAATGLAATCARLLAGSRGRVYGSKVVVLAGSGDNGGDALYAGALLARRGAAVTAVLLDPARAHPGALAALRAARGLVLTDPEAGLAAFGAADLALDGIVGIGGRGGLRPAAQPYAAAPRPGAVVAVDLPSGVDADTGEVPDTALRADVTVVFGTLKPGLLIDPGASYAGAVELVGIGLELPPAGLTALQHPDVAGLLPRPDAESDKYRRGVVGVAAGSARYPGAALLAVAGALRGGAGAVRYVGTAAEEVVRRFPEVLVTEGGPAGAGRVQAWVVGPGGGDGADQALREALASDVPVLVDADGLTELARLGPAALAGRTAPTLLTPHTGEAARLLAGADQGPPPQAADLAAARLRTARRLATAYRATALLKGSTTVVAEPTGVARSNPTGTSWLATAGSGDVLAGLAGSLLAAGLAPLDAASAAAYLHGLAGRRAAGRGAPVTATDVARQLPAVWRDVHGGAARAHRAGPDTQAYARPDARPGGHRSAAGARPGGRH
- the alr gene encoding alanine racemase, which encodes MTTAKTTGPATFTDADGRHHRAEATVDLAALRANLAALRERTGGPAVMAVVKADAYGHGALPCALAALEAGASWLGTATPEEALALRAAGIGPDRARILCWLWTPGGPWEQALRAGVDISVGGQWALDELLAAVRASGVPARVHLKADTGLGRGGCQPHDWPGLVAAARRAEAEGLLTVAGVWSHFAAADEPGHPSIQLQLDGFAAALAQAEGAGLRPEVRHLANSPATLLLPQSHYDLVRPGLAMYGLSPVPEVGGPADFGLRPVMSLTARLALVKEVPGGHGVSYGHHYTTPGSTTLGLVPLGYADGIPRHASNAGPVQIGGKWRTVAGRVAMDQFVVDLGGDVPPVGEEVLLFGAGEQGEPTAEDWARACGTISYEIVTRIGARVPRRYVGTVE
- a CDS encoding alpha/beta fold hydrolase — translated: MSDEGGGSPIVAVARAAESASVGVSRAGLIGISVGVVAAGAAAGVAVERLTVGRAMRRRAREALDATASYGSLRGRPRTVAAPDGTELYVELDGSGWPGPVQVHPEDQHKGPRRGWFARRRGETGPVDRSGLPGLLAGSGALVRASSRRGFGSSTAPAGAPLTVVFCHGYCLSQDSWHFQRAALREGMRLVFWDQRSHGRSERSRSFLAGEPASIDQLGGDLKAVIDAVAPEGPLVLVGHSMGGMTVMALADRHPELFRERVAGIALVGTLASDWDSVTLGLPVLGAKVFRRVAPGMMKLLGRQVELVEATRRFGADFAAVFYRRFSFGTQDVDPGVARFAEQLLDATPIDVVAEFYPAFGRHDKHAALAAMRGIPALVLAGTKDLLTPPGHSETIARELPDAELLLVENAGHLVMLERPELVDRRLAALLQHAVEYAGAAPLPPSVREAGQPE
- the tsaE gene encoding tRNA (adenosine(37)-N6)-threonylcarbamoyltransferase complex ATPase subunit type 1 TsaE; amino-acid sequence: MGSHATLTVPTPERMGRLGRELAGLLRPGDLVLLSGELGAGKTTLTRGLGEGLGVRGAVTSPTFVIARVHPSLVGGPALVHVDAYRLGGGLDEMEDLDLDVSLPESVVVVEWGEGKVEQLSEDRLEVRIERALGGAAPQDADGTPAGEDEAADDSDPRRVVLTGLGRRWDAVELAALTED